The following are encoded in a window of Staphylococcus piscifermentans genomic DNA:
- a CDS encoding trypsin-like serine peptidase — MKVKGLKAGIITVCAVVGLSFSGAGGEEAHAAGSYYYNGMSNYNESTAYPKAKKISNSNLDIHHISNTMNTKYKAVGRVSNKDGWKGRGKDSMGTGTVIGNYTLVTNAHVIDTAKGVAANPKYITFDMARDGARKPYTFHATKVVKVPNADVALVYTKEKMSKYATPLKLASNAQINGLKYNTKLYSVGYPWQNGDNTKTHWSSFRFIQRSSNGTELQTKDKFRAGASGSPMVNGSYQIFGLRTYGYNLWANSTTNYAKAEMAGGEAMNGATGNFVRTHIK, encoded by the coding sequence ATGAAAGTTAAAGGTTTGAAAGCAGGTATCATCACAGTATGTGCTGTGGTCGGTCTTTCTTTTTCAGGAGCAGGCGGAGAGGAAGCGCATGCAGCAGGAAGTTATTACTATAATGGTATGAGCAACTATAATGAGTCGACTGCTTATCCGAAAGCAAAGAAAATTTCTAATAGTAATTTGGACATCCATCATATTTCGAATACTATGAATACAAAGTATAAAGCAGTGGGGCGCGTTAGTAATAAAGACGGCTGGAAAGGTCGCGGCAAAGACAGTATGGGAACGGGGACAGTAATCGGAAACTATACATTGGTGACAAACGCACATGTCATTGATACTGCGAAAGGGGTTGCCGCAAACCCTAAATACATCACATTTGATATGGCGAGAGACGGAGCTAGAAAACCATATACGTTCCATGCTACGAAAGTTGTGAAAGTACCAAATGCAGACGTAGCGCTAGTGTATACAAAAGAAAAGATGTCGAAATACGCGACACCTTTAAAATTAGCTTCGAATGCGCAAATTAATGGTTTGAAATATAATACGAAATTATATTCAGTAGGCTATCCTTGGCAGAACGGTGACAATACGAAAACACATTGGAGTAGTTTCCGCTTCATTCAAAGATCTTCCAATGGTACTGAATTACAAACGAAAGATAAATTCCGTGCAGGCGCATCAGGTTCACCTATGGTCAACGGCAGTTATCAAATATTCGGTTTGAGAACATACGGTTATAATTTATGGGCTAATTCAACTACTAATTACGCTAAAGCTGAAATGGCTGGCGGCGAAGCGATGAATGGTGCAACAGGTAATTTTGTTCGTACACATATTAAATAA
- the thiO gene encoding glycine oxidase ThiO, whose protein sequence is MFDLAIVGAGVIGMSIARHLKDSGMRIALIDRDIEGQHASYKAGGMLGAQNEFKEDSPLFRLALKSRAKFGELSKALQEETGIDIQYQQNGLIKIATEEEDVASLQQQYEFLHAHDKDVEDLSEHDLGELTHYLVKGAQAMMFVPHDHQINANHYTKALHAALQAEDAVERFDHTNVEEIKRQGNHYSIAVEAEGKSSVLQAEKVVVAAGAWAGFLTDKPEIKETVSGVKGEVVLVKNEELDLKHTLFMTNGCYIVPKPPHRFLIGATSYFNDYSVGVSTEGKNWLLHEAIERVPELASSRELKHWSGVRPWTPGEQPIMDETDPNLWVITGHYRNGILLSPIIGELMAEWLKFGERPEELAPFAMRRESYEVHH, encoded by the coding sequence ATGTTTGATTTAGCGATTGTTGGAGCGGGTGTAATCGGTATGTCGATTGCCCGTCATTTGAAGGATAGCGGTATGCGTATTGCGTTGATTGACCGCGATATTGAGGGGCAGCATGCGTCTTATAAGGCGGGCGGTATGTTAGGAGCTCAGAATGAATTTAAGGAAGATAGTCCGTTATTTCGCTTGGCTCTGAAGTCTCGTGCAAAGTTTGGTGAGTTGAGTAAAGCTTTGCAGGAGGAAACAGGTATCGATATTCAATATCAGCAGAATGGATTAATCAAGATTGCGACGGAGGAAGAGGACGTGGCTTCGTTGCAACAGCAATATGAATTTCTGCATGCGCATGATAAGGATGTAGAGGATTTAAGCGAGCACGATTTAGGTGAGTTGACGCATTATTTGGTGAAAGGTGCGCAGGCTATGATGTTTGTCCCGCATGATCATCAAATTAATGCGAACCATTATACAAAGGCTTTGCATGCGGCGTTGCAAGCTGAGGATGCAGTGGAACGTTTCGACCATACGAATGTGGAAGAGATTAAGCGTCAAGGCAACCATTACAGTATCGCAGTAGAAGCTGAGGGCAAATCTTCTGTGCTGCAAGCTGAAAAAGTAGTAGTGGCAGCAGGTGCTTGGGCCGGCTTCTTAACGGATAAACCGGAAATCAAAGAGACCGTAAGCGGTGTGAAAGGTGAAGTCGTCTTGGTGAAAAATGAAGAATTGGATTTGAAACACACTTTATTTATGACCAATGGCTGTTATATTGTACCGAAACCGCCCCATCGTTTCTTAATTGGTGCGACCAGCTATTTCAATGATTATTCGGTCGGTGTGAGTACTGAAGGCAAAAATTGGCTGCTGCATGAGGCGATTGAGCGCGTGCCTGAATTGGCGTCGAGCCGTGAGTTGAAACATTGGTCCGGCGTGCGACCTTGGACTCCTGGTGAACAGCCGATTATGGATGAAACGGACCCTAATTTATGGGTAATTACCGGACATTATCGTAATGGAATATTGTTGTCACCGATTATCGGAGAGTTGATGGCAGAATGGTTGAAATTCGGCGAGCGTCCAGAAGAATTGGCACCATTCGCAATGAGGAGGGAAAGTTATGAAGTGCATCATTAA
- a CDS encoding arginine repressor produces MEKEKRLELIKLLLKNNKISTVRELAEILEEQYNLIFSMTTVAKDLQELNVTKVPNGANQSYYVLPEKNSAKSYREAFKKYRQDSVNSVIVKDSYILIKTEPGFARTINYCIDQMQLPHVLGTVSGNDVIMVLLKSAEEAEYVKYLLLET; encoded by the coding sequence ATGGAGAAAGAAAAGCGTCTTGAATTGATTAAATTATTACTGAAGAATAATAAGATTTCGACGGTGCGTGAGTTGGCGGAAATTTTGGAGGAGCAATATAATTTGATTTTCAGTATGACGACGGTGGCGAAGGATTTGCAGGAGTTGAATGTCACTAAGGTCCCGAATGGTGCGAATCAGTCATATTATGTGCTGCCTGAGAAGAATTCTGCGAAGAGTTATCGTGAAGCGTTTAAGAAGTATCGGCAGGATAGTGTGAATTCGGTGATTGTGAAGGATAGTTATATCTTGATTAAGACGGAGCCTGGGTTTGCGCGTACGATTAATTATTGTATTGATCAGATGCAGTTGCCGCATGTGCTGGGCACGGTGAGCGGTAATGATGTGATTATGGTGTTGTTGAAGTCGGCGGAAGAAGCGGAGTATGTGAAGTATCTGTTATTAGAGACTTAA
- a CDS encoding thiazole synthase, whose product MLKIGPYEMESRLLLGTGKFDDEDIQTKAIEASGTDVLTFAVRRMNLYDKNLPNPLANVNLKDFVTFPNTAGAKTVDEAVRIAEIAKHAGVCDMIKVEIIGDDETLLPDPIATYEACKILLDRGYVVCPYIAEDVVLAKRLEELGVHAVMPLASPIGTGRGINNPLNLSYIVKNANVPIIVDAGIGSAKDAAEAMELGADAVLLNSAVSRAKDPVKMAEAMKLGIEAGRLSYEAGRIPVKYTAQASSPTEGLGFL is encoded by the coding sequence ATGTTGAAAATTGGACCGTATGAAATGGAATCAAGATTGTTGTTAGGAACAGGGAAATTTGATGATGAAGACATTCAAACAAAAGCAATTGAGGCGTCAGGTACAGATGTCTTAACGTTCGCAGTACGTCGTATGAATTTATATGACAAGAACTTGCCGAATCCTTTGGCTAATGTGAATTTGAAAGACTTCGTAACTTTCCCGAATACAGCCGGTGCAAAGACGGTTGATGAAGCAGTACGTATCGCTGAAATTGCTAAACATGCGGGTGTCTGCGATATGATTAAAGTCGAAATTATCGGCGATGATGAAACGTTATTGCCTGACCCGATTGCGACGTATGAGGCTTGCAAAATCTTGTTAGACCGCGGCTATGTCGTGTGCCCTTATATTGCGGAAGACGTCGTACTGGCGAAACGTTTAGAAGAACTAGGCGTGCATGCAGTCATGCCGTTAGCTTCCCCTATCGGCACTGGGCGCGGTATCAATAACCCATTGAATTTAAGTTATATCGTTAAAAATGCCAACGTGCCGATTATTGTAGATGCCGGCATCGGTTCAGCTAAAGATGCGGCCGAAGCGATGGAATTAGGCGCTGACGCTGTATTGTTGAACTCTGCAGTATCTCGTGCGAAAGATCCCGTGAAAATGGCCGAAGCGATGAAATTAGGCATCGAAGCCGGACGTTTGAGCTACGAAGCCGGACGCATCCCAGTTAAATATACCGCACAAGCATCCAGTCCGACAGAAGGATTAGGTTTCCTATGA
- the thiS gene encoding sulfur carrier protein ThiS, translated as MKCIINGDSFTFESELSIQNVLESLELDPKRVIAEHNENLIQRDDFAKQIVREDDRLELLEFVGGG; from the coding sequence ATGAAGTGCATCATTAATGGCGATTCGTTTACGTTCGAGAGTGAACTCAGCATTCAAAATGTATTGGAATCACTAGAGTTAGACCCGAAACGTGTAATCGCTGAGCATAATGAAAATTTAATACAGCGCGATGATTTTGCTAAGCAAATCGTGCGCGAAGATGATCGTTTAGAATTACTAGAGTTTGTTGGAGGCGGATAA
- the panD gene encoding aspartate 1-decarboxylase, with protein sequence MIRTMMNAKIHRARVTESNLNYVGSITIDADILDAVDILPNEKVAIVNNNNGARFETYVIKGERGSGKICLNGAASRLVEVDDVVIIMTYAQLNETEIADHAPKVAVMNEKNEIVEMIHEKENTVVL encoded by the coding sequence TTGATTAGAACAATGATGAATGCTAAGATTCACCGCGCACGTGTGACTGAATCGAATTTAAATTACGTGGGCAGTATTACAATAGATGCTGATATTTTAGATGCGGTAGATATTTTACCAAATGAAAAAGTAGCGATTGTTAATAATAATAACGGTGCACGTTTTGAGACGTATGTGATTAAAGGAGAACGTGGAAGCGGTAAAATTTGCCTGAATGGTGCTGCTTCTCGTTTAGTAGAAGTTGATGATGTGGTTATCATAATGACGTACGCACAATTAAATGAAACTGAAATTGCAGATCACGCTCCAAAAGTGGCAGTTATGAATGAGAAGAATGAAATTGTCGAAATGATTCACGAAAAAGAAAATACAGTTGTGTTGTAA
- the arcA gene encoding arginine deiminase, giving the protein MNEHPIKVNSEIGKLKTVLLKRPGKELENLVPEYLGELLFDDIPYLKVAQEEHDKFAQTLRDEGIEVVYLEDLAAEAIEDPEVRKQFIDDVLAESEETLLGHEDAVKALFEDLDNKELVEKVMAGVRKEEVETGHTHLVEYVDDSYPFYMNPMPNLYFTRDPQASIGNGMTVNRMYWPARRRESIFFTYILKHHPRFKDADVPVWLDRNSPYNIEGGDELVLSEEVVAVGISERTSAQAIEKLARQIFANPESKIKKIVAIEIANTRAFMHLDTVFTMIDYDKFTIHSAIEKKGDDMNIFTIEPSDDGKDIKITKTSNLKETLKDALGLDDITFIPTGDGDRIVGPREQWNDGSNTLTIRPGVVVTYDRNYVSNQLLRDNGIKVIEITGSELVRGRGGPRCMSQPLYREDI; this is encoded by the coding sequence ATGAATGAACATCCAATTAAAGTAAACAGTGAGATCGGCAAATTGAAAACGGTATTACTTAAACGCCCTGGTAAAGAATTAGAAAATTTAGTGCCTGAGTATCTTGGTGAATTGTTATTTGATGATATCCCATACTTGAAAGTAGCACAAGAAGAACATGATAAATTCGCGCAAACATTACGCGATGAAGGTATAGAAGTCGTTTATCTTGAAGATTTAGCAGCTGAAGCGATTGAAGATCCTGAAGTACGTAAACAATTTATTGATGATGTCTTAGCAGAATCAGAAGAAACATTATTAGGCCATGAAGATGCAGTGAAAGCCTTATTCGAAGACTTAGACAATAAAGAATTAGTAGAAAAAGTAATGGCAGGTGTGCGTAAAGAAGAAGTTGAAACAGGACATACACACTTAGTTGAATATGTAGATGATTCTTATCCATTCTACATGAACCCAATGCCTAACTTATACTTCACGCGTGACCCGCAAGCATCTATCGGCAACGGCATGACAGTCAACCGTATGTATTGGCCAGCACGCCGCAGAGAATCTATTTTCTTCACATATATCTTGAAACATCATCCACGTTTCAAAGATGCAGATGTACCAGTTTGGTTAGACCGCAACTCACCATACAATATTGAAGGCGGAGATGAACTTGTATTATCTGAAGAAGTAGTAGCGGTAGGTATTTCTGAAAGAACTTCAGCACAAGCCATTGAAAAATTAGCGCGTCAAATCTTTGCGAACCCTGAATCTAAAATTAAAAAAATCGTAGCCATTGAAATTGCGAATACACGTGCATTCATGCATTTAGATACAGTATTCACAATGATCGATTACGACAAATTTACCATCCACTCTGCAATCGAGAAAAAAGGCGACGACATGAATATCTTCACAATCGAACCAAGTGACGATGGCAAAGATATTAAAATTACTAAAACTTCTAACTTAAAAGAGACATTAAAAGATGCCTTAGGTTTAGATGATATTACATTCATTCCAACTGGTGACGGCGACCGTATCGTTGGTCCACGTGAACAATGGAATGACGGTTCAAACACTTTAACAATCCGCCCAGGGGTGGTAGTCACTTACGACCGCAACTATGTATCTAACCAATTATTACGTGATAACGGCATCAAAGTTATTGAAATTACAGGTAGTGAATTGGTTCGCGGAAGAGGGGGCCCTCGTTGCATGAGCCAACCTTTATACCGCGAAGATATCTAA
- a CDS encoding thiamine phosphate synthase: MYIAITPYRTLTQADLRHFIAIAPAIDHLIFRTPMQQEDLKRFLERLLQAGFPKSKITVHSDMELLQKLDLRAIHFREHDERAFQFKATHSQIMVSMSTHSAASAQAAEAHHLDYVLFGHLFSTKSKPGKAPRTQAEITAVLRVGIPVVALGGINAETVGRVPSGFAGIAAISYFMENDLETLCSAKEAE; this comes from the coding sequence ATGTATATTGCAATTACGCCCTATCGTACTTTGACCCAAGCTGATTTAAGGCATTTCATCGCTATTGCGCCGGCGATTGACCATTTGATATTTCGCACGCCGATGCAACAAGAAGATTTGAAAAGGTTTCTGGAGCGCTTGCTTCAAGCTGGTTTTCCTAAATCTAAAATCACGGTGCATTCTGATATGGAATTATTACAGAAACTTGATTTAAGGGCGATTCATTTTCGTGAGCATGATGAACGTGCGTTTCAGTTTAAAGCAACCCATTCTCAAATCATGGTCAGTATGTCGACACATAGTGCTGCAAGTGCACAAGCTGCCGAGGCACATCACTTGGACTATGTACTTTTCGGGCACCTCTTTTCCACCAAATCCAAACCTGGAAAAGCGCCTAGAACTCAAGCAGAAATCACAGCAGTGTTGCGGGTCGGTATCCCGGTGGTAGCGTTGGGTGGTATTAATGCGGAAACGGTAGGCCGTGTCCCGTCTGGATTCGCGGGTATCGCAGCGATTTCGTATTTTATGGAGAATGATTTGGAGACGTTGTGTTCAGCAAAGGAGGCTGAGTAA
- a CDS encoding thiolase family protein gives MPEAVIIEAKHTPIGRYGGMFKHLEPEDLLKPLIHELTNLHANIANHIDDVIIGNTVGNGGNIARKALLHANLPQHIPGMTIDRQCGSGLEAVNLACRLIQSGAGEIYLAGGVESVSRAPWKIQKPQSLYEKNPPEIYERAPFTPDNYGDPSMLEAAENVAQMYHISREHQDEWAARSHARYHAHQTEIAREIVPVKAHGQWIEADESPKQNMTAQRLGKLRSIFPEGTVTVGNACPKSDGAALVLVMAKDKAWALGLLPKLCFVDSEVSGVNPKVLGVGPVPAAEHALERQGWSVSDIDYTAFNEAFSSQVLASMDLLSLPPEKVNPYGGALAEGHPYGASGANLIARLVTIQTYNPGNKLMAAIGIGGGMGIASLYERVE, from the coding sequence ATGCCAGAAGCAGTGATTATTGAAGCGAAACATACACCGATTGGCCGTTATGGCGGCATGTTCAAACACCTTGAACCCGAGGACTTGCTGAAGCCGTTGATACACGAATTGACAAACTTGCATGCCAACATTGCAAACCATATTGATGATGTGATTATCGGCAACACGGTCGGCAACGGCGGGAATATCGCACGCAAAGCCTTGCTCCACGCTAATTTGCCCCAACATATTCCAGGCATGACTATCGATCGGCAATGCGGTTCGGGACTAGAAGCGGTGAATCTAGCTTGTCGCCTGATTCAAAGCGGAGCAGGAGAAATTTATCTGGCTGGCGGCGTAGAATCAGTCAGCCGAGCACCCTGGAAGATTCAAAAGCCGCAGTCTTTATATGAAAAGAATCCTCCAGAAATTTACGAGCGTGCGCCTTTCACACCAGATAACTATGGTGATCCGAGTATGCTTGAAGCGGCTGAGAATGTTGCGCAGATGTATCATATTTCACGTGAGCATCAAGATGAATGGGCGGCACGCAGCCACGCACGCTATCATGCTCATCAAACAGAAATCGCTCGAGAAATAGTACCTGTGAAAGCACATGGGCAATGGATTGAGGCGGACGAGTCACCTAAACAGAACATGACCGCACAACGTTTAGGGAAATTACGGTCTATTTTTCCGGAAGGGACCGTGACAGTCGGCAATGCTTGCCCGAAAAGCGATGGTGCAGCACTCGTATTAGTGATGGCGAAGGACAAAGCTTGGGCATTAGGATTGTTGCCGAAATTATGTTTCGTGGACAGCGAGGTGTCGGGCGTGAATCCTAAAGTTCTTGGAGTCGGACCTGTGCCAGCAGCTGAGCATGCACTAGAACGTCAAGGCTGGTCGGTTTCTGATATAGATTACACAGCCTTTAACGAGGCATTTAGTTCGCAAGTCTTGGCTTCAATGGATTTGTTGAGTCTGCCGCCAGAGAAGGTCAATCCTTATGGTGGCGCTTTAGCAGAAGGCCATCCCTATGGTGCGAGCGGTGCCAATCTGATTGCACGCTTGGTAACCATCCAAACATATAACCCGGGAAATAAACTGATGGCCGCAATCGGAATCGGCGGTGGTATGGGGATCGCCAGTCTGTACGAGAGGGTGGAGTAA
- a CDS encoding type I toxin-antitoxin system Fst family toxin — translation MFSNIFVSLVAPIIVGVTITLFSYWLNNRDK, via the coding sequence ATGTTCAGCAACATATTTGTATCTTTAGTTGCTCCTATAATAGTAGGAGTGACAATCACATTATTTTCATATTGGCTAAATAATCGTGATAAATAA
- a CDS encoding hotdog family protein, producing the protein MKHMTHCRYQLTVADTEGIAIEIVTEFVVVTDTANKRDTAGVRAGAAQREARPDAEISHAHALQLNIEWPRVLQYLEDVEDDNPVHPETKIVPGDYIAMLILQYWEDAQTDSFSTEAKAITGGYKAIDLRFKQPMYASDTLVGEAEIEAGQLIVTVYNQFGTPCMVFQCR; encoded by the coding sequence TTGAAGCACATGACGCATTGTCGTTATCAATTGACAGTTGCCGATACAGAAGGCATTGCTATTGAAATCGTCACTGAATTTGTAGTCGTAACAGACACAGCGAACAAGCGAGATACAGCAGGGGTGCGTGCAGGCGCGGCACAGCGCGAGGCACGCCCAGACGCAGAAATAAGCCATGCTCATGCATTGCAGTTAAATATAGAGTGGCCACGCGTCCTGCAATATTTAGAAGATGTGGAAGATGATAATCCTGTGCATCCGGAAACCAAGATTGTGCCAGGTGACTATATTGCAATGTTGATTCTGCAATATTGGGAGGACGCGCAAACAGATTCTTTTTCAACAGAAGCTAAGGCCATTACGGGCGGTTATAAAGCGATTGACTTGAGGTTTAAACAGCCGATGTATGCAAGTGATACGTTAGTAGGAGAAGCGGAAATTGAAGCGGGTCAGTTAATAGTGACAGTATACAATCAGTTTGGAACGCCTTGCATGGTCTTCCAGTGCCGATAA
- the arcD gene encoding arginine-ornithine antiporter, protein MSEQLEQNKLSKTALIGLVIGSMIGGGAFNILSDMGGKAGGLAIIIGWIITAIGMISLAFVFQNLTNKRPDLDGGIYSYARAGFGDFVGFSSAWGYWFAAFLGNVAYATLLMSAVGNFFPIFKGGNTLPSIIVASILLWGVHFLILRGVETAALINSIVTVAKLIPIFLAIVCMLVAFHFDTFMAGFAGMKGNIALPLNFSNIMEQVKSTMLITVWVFTGIEGAVVFSGRAKTKKDVGTATVIGLLLVLVIYFLLTVLAQGVIAQGHISQLDQPSMASLLAHIVGPWGSTVVNIGLIISVLGAWLGWTLLAGELPFVVAKDKMFPKWFAKQNSNGAPVNSLLITNILVQLFLISMLFTESAYQFAFSLASSAILIPYAFSAFYQFKYTIQEDRKAHVQLVIGIISSIYAIWLIYAAGVDYLLLTMLLYIPGLFVYYRVQKNNHRKFIKRDYILMGFIILFAIIGIIRLATGAVSVF, encoded by the coding sequence ATGAGCGAACAATTAGAACAAAATAAACTCAGTAAAACAGCTTTAATCGGTTTGGTCATTGGTTCCATGATCGGCGGCGGTGCCTTCAACATTCTTTCAGACATGGGCGGCAAAGCTGGTGGATTAGCAATTATCATCGGTTGGATTATTACAGCTATCGGTATGATTTCTTTAGCCTTTGTGTTCCAAAACTTAACCAATAAACGACCTGATTTAGACGGCGGGATTTACAGTTATGCCCGTGCAGGTTTCGGTGACTTCGTCGGTTTCTCTAGTGCATGGGGATATTGGTTTGCTGCCTTCTTAGGTAACGTAGCTTATGCGACTTTATTGATGTCAGCAGTCGGCAATTTCTTCCCGATATTTAAAGGCGGTAACACACTTCCTAGTATTATCGTAGCCTCCATCTTACTATGGGGTGTACATTTCTTGATTTTACGCGGTGTAGAAACAGCCGCTTTAATCAATAGCATTGTAACAGTTGCTAAATTAATTCCGATTTTCTTGGCTATCGTTTGTATGTTGGTAGCATTCCATTTTGACACTTTTATGGCAGGATTTGCCGGAATGAAAGGCAACATTGCTTTACCGCTTAACTTTTCAAATATTATGGAACAAGTAAAAAGCACTATGTTAATTACAGTGTGGGTCTTTACAGGTATTGAAGGTGCTGTCGTCTTCTCTGGTCGTGCTAAAACGAAAAAAGACGTCGGAACAGCTACAGTCATCGGACTCTTGTTAGTATTAGTGATTTACTTCTTATTAACTGTACTCGCACAAGGCGTTATAGCACAAGGTCATATTTCACAATTAGATCAGCCTTCAATGGCCAGCTTACTTGCACATATTGTAGGACCTTGGGGCTCAACAGTAGTCAACATCGGTTTGATTATCTCAGTACTCGGTGCTTGGTTAGGTTGGACACTATTAGCAGGGGAATTACCATTTGTCGTAGCTAAAGACAAAATGTTCCCTAAATGGTTTGCCAAACAAAACAGCAACGGCGCACCAGTTAATTCATTATTAATCACTAACATCTTAGTACAATTATTCTTAATCAGTATGTTATTTACAGAAAGCGCTTATCAATTTGCATTCTCACTCGCATCAAGTGCCATATTAATTCCATATGCATTCAGTGCTTTCTACCAATTCAAATATACGATTCAAGAAGATCGCAAAGCACATGTACAATTAGTCATCGGTATTATTTCATCCATCTATGCAATATGGCTCATTTACGCAGCAGGCGTGGACTACTTGTTGTTGACAATGTTGCTTTATATTCCAGGACTCTTTGTTTACTACCGTGTGCAAAAGAACAACCATCGAAAATTCATTAAACGCGACTACATCTTGATGGGATTCATCATCCTCTTCGCGATTATCGGTATTATCCGTTTAGCTACAGGTGCAGTCAGCGTCTTCTAG
- a CDS encoding ThiF family adenylyltransferase, giving the protein MNFASADRFSRQTRYAPFGVKGQKALESAHLMVMGAGALGSHLAEQLVRMGVGKLTIVDMDIVEISNLHRQALYDEADALEMRPKVYALADKLRQINSEVEIQPLYQEITPTNIERMLTDIAPDMLLDGMDHFAIRFLFNEVCHKLGLPWVYGAAVGGKGTVYAIDYTGPCLRCLMSEAPETAESCAINGVIPPVILQVVSYQIAEVMRYLAGTGFSGKLLTVEPFNMKQQSMDVSRMKNPDCPVCGGQAAYELLGVAEPKWVEGSCGDTYVFRFKPQHFDNADLFPGHILKVNPYVKLLDIDGRSATLFKDGRMNVHGIEDAETAEALYQQLLKAMK; this is encoded by the coding sequence ATGAATTTCGCCTCAGCTGACCGCTTCAGCCGCCAAACACGTTATGCCCCTTTTGGTGTTAAGGGACAGAAAGCTTTGGAGAGTGCCCATCTGATGGTTATGGGCGCCGGCGCTTTGGGCAGTCATTTAGCAGAACAATTGGTGCGCATGGGCGTTGGCAAGTTAACGATTGTAGATATGGATATCGTAGAAATATCCAACTTGCACCGACAAGCGTTGTATGATGAAGCGGATGCGTTAGAAATGCGTCCGAAAGTCTATGCCTTAGCTGATAAATTACGTCAAATCAATTCGGAAGTCGAAATCCAACCCCTTTATCAGGAAATCACTCCGACCAATATTGAACGTATGCTGACAGATATTGCTCCCGACATGCTGTTAGACGGCATGGATCATTTCGCCATCCGCTTCTTATTCAATGAAGTGTGCCATAAACTTGGTTTGCCATGGGTTTATGGCGCAGCGGTCGGCGGCAAAGGTACAGTTTATGCCATCGATTATACCGGCCCTTGCTTACGCTGCTTAATGAGCGAAGCTCCGGAAACTGCTGAAAGTTGTGCGATTAACGGTGTCATCCCGCCGGTAATCTTGCAAGTGGTCAGTTATCAAATTGCTGAAGTAATGCGGTATTTGGCAGGCACAGGCTTCTCTGGCAAATTGCTGACTGTTGAACCCTTTAATATGAAACAACAAAGTATGGATGTCAGTCGTATGAAGAACCCTGATTGTCCAGTCTGTGGCGGACAGGCTGCTTATGAATTGCTCGGAGTAGCTGAGCCGAAATGGGTAGAAGGCAGTTGTGGCGATACTTACGTCTTCCGTTTCAAGCCACAGCATTTCGACAATGCAGACCTGTTTCCTGGCCATATCTTAAAAGTAAATCCTTATGTGAAATTGCTGGATATCGACGGTCGTTCTGCTACTTTGTTTAAAGATGGCCGGATGAATGTGCACGGAATAGAGGATGCTGAAACTGCAGAAGCGTTATATCAGCAATTATTGAAAGCGATGAAATAA
- a CDS encoding Crp/Fnr family transcriptional regulator, with translation MSRTTETFQSSIQELSKILEVPSGLIVPHLSEIYVRNYEKGQVIYYQGSEADSIYLLIEGYVSRERLNENGDDYLMLNRGHTLFPISHLFEQEHYEESCTALTDALIVRVPKNLIEYLSKNNEDTFVKIFTLLRQEQQISINRNMALMGRNAEQKVINTLRILGETIGNDQGAYYEIDKVMTVTLLSALAGVSREKASHVVRGLSNNNLVLKNYQTWTISKSI, from the coding sequence ATGAGCAGGACAACTGAGACCTTTCAGTCCTCAATTCAAGAATTATCCAAAATATTAGAAGTGCCGTCAGGATTAATTGTTCCGCATCTTTCTGAAATTTATGTTCGAAATTATGAAAAGGGACAAGTCATTTACTATCAAGGATCAGAAGCGGACAGCATCTATTTATTAATAGAAGGTTATGTATCGCGAGAACGTTTGAATGAAAATGGCGATGACTATTTAATGCTGAATCGTGGCCACACATTATTTCCAATCAGCCATCTTTTTGAACAAGAACATTACGAAGAATCTTGTACTGCATTGACTGATGCACTCATTGTTCGTGTACCTAAAAATTTGATTGAATACTTGAGCAAGAATAATGAAGACACCTTCGTTAAAATCTTTACCTTGTTGCGACAAGAACAGCAAATCAGTATTAACCGCAACATGGCCTTGATGGGGCGCAACGCCGAACAGAAAGTCATCAACACCTTGCGCATACTAGGTGAGACCATCGGCAACGACCAAGGCGCCTATTACGAAATCGACAAGGTAATGACCGTTACTCTGTTAAGCGCATTAGCAGGCGTTTCCAGAGAAAAGGCCAGCCATGTCGTGCGAGGCCTCAGCAACAATAACCTAGTCTTGAAAAACTATCAAACCTGGACCATCAGCAAGTCCATCTAA